In Saccharomyces cerevisiae S288C chromosome XV, complete sequence, the following proteins share a genomic window:
- the NDJ1 gene encoding Ndj1p (Protein that regulates meiotic SPB cohesion and telomere clustering; localizes to both spindle pole bodies (SPBs) and telomeres; required for bouquet formation, effective homolog pairing, ordered cross-over distribution, sister chromatid cohesion at meiotic telomeres, chromosomal segregation and telomere-led rapid prophase movement), which translates to MSKDNRLASILLQPVASSSGNCTEFHDSKLHTLQEELNFLPLEGVASNVCPPMFRGHKNYVFVLYCLNQVDLVTNLQDSTKRYYPLQIFKDCQLSSLVQKDFSHYFQLSRQKEGEDRNDSDTTLVNVVNSGVSRHRSQLLKMCIIPRICSFDKSNSKTYKLIQEYVNRFETVLTKFGPEKDFTKVYANWSKLIESFNELILHDLLVKWQQWSELTQPNATVHQNIPNVLRELVIKLTQRYFTFQPSYSCSIDEFTTILLNKNALSLLDVFRKPRKYKLNFGLWLDCQNGILIFTNGIVQMADEITSERVKSFVRPAHLLVLEDHSNDEAVKKLMFFTFSAILQCFTDEILNC; encoded by the coding sequence ATGAGTAAGGATAATAGGTTAGCAAGTATTTTGCTGCAGCCTGTAGCATCATCCTCTGGAAATTGTACTGAATTCCATGACTCAAAGTTGCATACTCTGCAAGAGGAACTTAATTTCTTGCCACTAGAAGGAGTTGCGTCGAATGTTTGCCCGCCGATGTTTAGAGGTCATAAGAACTACGTGTTTGTGTTATATTGTTTGAATCAAGTCGATCTCGTTACGAATTTGCAGGATTCTACAAAACGTTACTACCCACTGCAAATATTTAAAGATTGTCAATTGAGTTCTTTGGTTCAGAAGGATTTTTCACACTATTTCCAACTCAGCAGGCAAAAGGAAGGGGAAGATCGGAACGATAGTGATACCACCTTGGTTAATGTCGTCAATTCTGGAGTATCCCGCCATAGAAGTCAATTACTAAAGATGTGTATTATACCTAGAATTTGTTCCTTTGACAAATCCAACTCCAAAACCTACAAGCTAATTCAGGAATATGTTAATCGCTTTGAAACCGTTTTAACAAAATTTGGCCCAGAAAAAGATTTCACCAAAGTTTACGCTAACTGGTCAAAACTCATTGAGTCGTTTAATGAGCTTATTTTACATGACCTGTTGGTGAAATGGCAACAATGGTCTGAATTAACTCAGCCAAATGCCACGGTCCATCAGAACATTCCGAATGTTCTCAGGGAACTCGTAATAAAATTAACACAAAGGTACTTTACATTCCAACCTTCATACAGTTGTTCGATTGATGAATTCACAACAATTTTACTTAATAAAAATGCTTTGAGTCTCTTGGACGTTTTCAGAAAACCcagaaaatataaactGAATTTTGGTTTATGGCTAGATTGTCAAAACGgtattttaatttttacAAATGGTATTGTGCAGATGGCAGATGAAATTACAAGTGAGAGGGTGAAATCCTTTGTCAGGCCAGCACATCTCTTGGTATTGGAAGACCATTCAAATGATGAAGCAGTCAAGAAACTAATgtttttcactttttcaGCGATATTACAATGCTTTACAGATGAGATTCTGAATTGTTAA
- the MSB4 gene encoding Rab GTPase-activating protein MSB4 (GTPase-activating protein of the Ras superfamily; acts primarily on Sec4p, localizes to the bud site and bud tip; msb3 msb4 double mutation causes defects in secretion and actin organization; similar to the TBC-domain Tre2 oncogene; MSB4 has a paralog, MSB3, that arose from the whole genome duplication; human homolog USP6NL can complement yeast msb3 msb4 double null mutant) — MIMSSTMSTEAALVPNESVFDTVSSFNEDDANYSVLDLYDDDDEGDDSSTVERKEILTTRELEKAKAFTSLIMADPENFDRYGFSKKGYFISQEEYDKWWTEYNRYTERRKKKWENFLLKNKIELHNDNPLVYPARTDELSKFVRKGIPAEWRGNAWWYFAGGQRQLDANVGVYDRLKSDCREGAVSGKDMEAIERDLYRTFPDNIHFHKESFQNGEPAIIRSLRRVLMAFSVYDKTIGYCQSMNFLVGLLLLFMEEEKAFWMLVIITGKYLPGVYESDLEGANVDQGVLVLCIKEYLPEIWSHIESSYMNGNGSTDQISGPASGEEYLCRLPTLTLCTASWFMSCFVGVVPIETTLRIWDCLFYEESHFLFKVALGILKLSESEFLESKSQKLFRQYSSYTFGGSNDSDSTFKRLKNKIKTQEEADMEILQVIQNFPKRLLNPNDIFEKVLMKKKVALNGITQEKIDRGREYVAMARNRQRASSRPKERRK, encoded by the coding sequence ATGATAATGTCATCAACTATGTCGACAGAAGCCGCCTTGGTACCGAACGAAAGTGTTTTTGACACAGTTTCGTCATTCAACGAAGACGATGCCAATTATAGCGTTCTTGATTTATACGATGACGACGATGAAGGGGATGATAGTTCTACAGTAGaacgaaaagaaatattgaCAACACGTGAgcttgaaaaagcaaaggCGTTTACCAGCTTAATCATGGCAGATCCTGAGAATTTTGATAGATATGGATTTAGCAAGAAAGGATATTTCATTAGTCAGGAAGAATACGACAAATGGTGGACAGAATATAATAGATACACcgaaagaagaaaaaaaaagtgggAGAACTTTCTTCTTAAGAATAAGATTGAGCTCCACAATGATAATCCTCTAGTATATCCTGCAAGGACAGATGAATTGTCAAAATTTGTTAGAAAAGGTATACCAGCAGAATGGAGAGGGAATGCCTGGTGGTATTTTGCTGGTGGACAACGACAATTAGACGCAAATGTTGGCGTTTATGATAGACTGAAAAGTGACTGTCGCGAGGGTGCCGTATCTGGTAAAGATATGGAAGCTATAGAACGGGATCTTTATCGAACGTTTCCCGATAATATACATTTCCATAAGGAGTCCTTCCAAAATGGAGAGCCGGCGATCATCCGATCATTGCGTCGAGTATTAATGGCCTTTTCTGTTTATGACAAGACTATTGGATACTGCCAATCGATGAATTTTCTCGTTGGATTGCTATTATTGTTCatggaagaagagaaagcaTTTTGGATGCTGGTTATTATTACCGGTAAGTATTTACCTGGCGTGTATGAATCAGACTTAGAGGGTGCGAACGTGGATCAAGGGGTGTTGGTGTTATGTATCAAGGAATATTTACCCGAGATATGGTCACACATTGAGTCATCGTATATGAATGGCAATGGCAGCACTGACCAGATATCAGGGCCAGCATCGGGGGAAGAATATCTCTGCAGGCTGCCTACGCTGACGCTGTGTACGGCAAGTTGGTTTATGAGCTGTTTTGTGGGCGTGGTGCCCATCGAAACGACCCTGAGAATATGGGACTGTTTATTCTATGAAGAGtctcattttttatttaaagtGGCTTTGGGGATACTGAAATTGAGCGAAAGCGAGTTTTTGGAGAGTAAAAGCCAGAAACTGTTTAGACAGTACTCTTCGTACACCTTCGGTGGTAGTAATGACTCTGATTcaactttcaaaagattaaaGAACAAGATTAAGACGCAGGAAGAGGCAGATATGGAGATTTTGCAAGTGATTCAAAATTTCCCAAAAAGATTGCTCAATCCGAATGATATCTTTGAGAAAGTcctgatgaagaagaaggttgCGTTGAATGGTATTACCCAGGAAAAGATTGATCGCGGTAGAGAGTATGTGGCGATGGCGAGAAATAGACAAAGGGCGAGTAGCCGCCcaaaggaaagaagaaaatag
- a CDS encoding uncharacterized protein (hypothetical protein; green fluorescent protein (GFP)-fusion protein localizes to the cytoplasm and colocalizes in a punctate pattern with the early golgi/COPI vesicles; YOL107W is not an essential protein), with protein MQYSSRFLELNIPDSFLNINKIPDATKFITVTYICLTATLFCIRRSLYNKLVLEDPNLDYNLITSPLLQMVPSQIWRYPTSLVLSNFIDTKAWKVVVNLLNLIIGGSFIERNWNSSKEMFKFIIVLGSLTNVLIIMLTLLVSFFSNKVRLDIPLDGNYTILIGFPIIYRQLLPETTIIHLKTPQFLAKNFRFKLLPIFVMFTMTVTQIIWFHHFAQLFSIWVTFFASWSYLRFFQKLAPLNCPSLPTTNSQGGQEILVGDASDTFQLIYFFPDLIKPILRPIFNFIYNVVVVKFKVIKPFHDIDIDIGNTIAESRGAKKIMTVEERRRQLALQVLEERMVNP; from the coding sequence ATGCAATATAGTTCGAGGTTCCTAGAATTGAATATCCCGgattcatttttaaatatcAATAAGATTCCTGATGCTACTAAATTTATTACAGTCACTTATATATGCTTAACTGCAACCCTTTTCTGTATAAGGAGATCCTTGTACAACAAGCTAGTTCTTGAAGACCCTAACTTGGACTACAACTTGATTACTTCGCCGCTTTTGCAAATGGTACCTTCGCAGATTTGGAGGTACCCCACCTCATTAGTTCTATCCAACTTCATCGACACTAAAGCTTGGAAGGTGGTAGTGAACTTATTGAATTTGATCATTGGTGGATCCTTCATTGAACGCAATTGGAACTCTTCCAAAGAAATGTTCAAATTTATCATAGTTTTAGGTTCTCTTACAAACGTTCTGATCATCATGCTGACTTTGTTagtatcttttttctctaatAAGGTAAGGCTGGATATTCCCTTAGACGGGAACTACACAATTTTAATCGGTTTCCCTATCATTTATAGACAGTTATTGCCTGAAACAACTATAATCCATCTGAAGACACCTCAATTTTTGGCCAAAAACTTTAGGTTCAAATTACTACCCATTTTTGTAATGTTTACAATGACGGTAACCCAAATAATATGGTTTCATCATTTTGCTCAATTGTTCTCCATTTGGGTTACCTTTTTTGCCAGTTGGTCGTACTTGAGGTTTTTCCAGAAACTTGCACCCTTGAATTGTCCCTCTTTGCCAACAACTAATTCTCAAGGTGGTCAGGAAATATTGGTCGGCGATGCATCTGAtacttttcaattgattTACTTCTTTCCTGATCTAATTAAGCCGATTTTGAGGCcgattttcaatttcatttatAATGTAGTTGttgtaaaatttaaagTCATTAAACCTTTTCATGATATTGATATAGATATTGGGAACACCATCGCAGAAAGTAGAGGcgccaaaaaaattatgacTGTAGAAGAAAGACGAAGACAGTTAGCTTTACAAGTTTTGGAAGAGCGTATGGTAAACCCTTGA
- the ZEO1 gene encoding Zeo1p (Peripheral membrane protein of the plasma membrane; interacts with Mid2p; regulates the cell integrity pathway mediated by Pkc1p and Slt2p; the authentic protein is detected in a phosphorylated state in highly purified mitochondria), giving the protein MSEIQNKAETAAQDVQQKLEETKESLQNKGQEVKEQAEASIDNLKNEATPEAEQVKKEEQNIADGVEQKKTEAANKVEETKKQASAAVSEKKETKKEGGFLKKLNRKIASIFN; this is encoded by the coding sequence ATGTctgaaattcaaaacaAAGCTGAAACTGCCGCCCAAGATGTCCAACAAAAGTTGGAAGAAACCAAAGAATCTTTGCAAAACAAGGGCCAAGAAGTAAAGGAACAAGCTGAAGCTTCTATCGACAACCTAAAAAATGAAGCTACTCCAGAAGCTGAACAGGtgaagaaggaagaacAAAACATTGCTGATGGTGTCGAACAAAAGAAGACCGAAGCTGCCAACaaagttgaagaaactaAGAAGCAAGCTTCCGCCGCCGTCAGTGAGAAGAAGGAAACCAAGAAGGAAGGCGGtttcttgaagaaattgaaccGTAAAATTGCTTCCATTTTCAACTAA
- the WSC3 gene encoding Wsc3p (Sensor-transducer of the stress-activated PKC1-MPK1 signaling pathway; involved in maintenance of cell wall integrity; involved in response to heat shock and other stressors; regulates 1,3-beta-glucan synthesis; WSC3 has a paralog, WSC2, that arose from the whole genome duplication), with the protein MERVWFAKLTNKGTIKIGYISFILLSLLCQSLIGLVNADFNYEGCYSAADIQSAGLSLKNSYIYQSVSYCQNQCPESAVVALFNGSDCYCGNSVSFLTSLTKSTDSNCGTKCSGWPYQMCGGSSYMNVYVNAETFVSSVESSSSKEGSSTSYMPSTTSSLSSAQISSTTRRTSTDMKSSEMIATTVSTTSTTSSSTSSTTSSTTSSTTSSTTSSTTSSSTSSTTSSTTSSTTSSTTSSTTSSTTSSTTSSTTSSTTSIFSVTSSSSSITLSSSEHTTVDSRTSSPSSTLVPVSSSSSTLSTPKVTSMTPSTSSTIPIVTSVELVTSVVTKAIVSTSDQHQETIFVTRTSVVERSSEVATATAAASNNRSNSTSKQRLSGGAIAGIVIGVVFGVIFIILILLFLIWRRRKSHDQLDLEETKHYQPYSFGDEDANPIGPPPSSGTTNWMRHSRGNTAGSIGTSNMYGFSMSNGANYSSPSSNTSGSIINNLAGLQDATVQKQNLPSTVFEEANTLNSANERFSANSLPDMMMSGPLQVVNPDNPDNPELSSTVSHNRA; encoded by the coding sequence ATGGAAAGAGTATGGTTTGCAAAATTAACAAATAAAGGAACTATTAAAATCGGGTATATCTCATTTATACTTCTAAGTTTGCTATGTCAATCTCTGATTGGGCTGGTTAATGCTGATTTTAATTATGAAGGCTGTTACAGTGCCGCGGATATCCAGTCTGCTGGACTGTCTCTGAAAAACTCATACATATATCAATCAGTGTCATACTGTCAAAACCAGTGCCCTGAGTCAGCAGTAGTAGCATTATTTAACGGGTCAGATTGTTACTGCGGTAATTCGGTAAGTTTTCTGACTTCTTTGACGAAATCAACAGATTCAAACTGTGGAACTAAATGCTCTGGCTGGCCTTACCAAATGTGTGGAGGGTCATCGTACATGAACGTGTATGTAAATGCTGaaacttttgtttcatcGGTTGAATCTTCCTCTTCCAAAGAAGGGTCTAGCACTTCCTATATGCCCTCAACAACTTCTTCATTGTCCTCCGCccaaatttcttcaactaCTAGGAGAACGTCAACAGATATGAAAAGTTCTGAAATGATAGCCACGACAGTTTCTACCACTTCAACAACCTCTTCCTCGACTTCCTCTACTACCTCTTCTACCACCTCTTCTACCACCTCTTCTACCACCTCTTCTACTACCTCTTCCTCGACTTCCTCTACTACCTCTTCTACCACCTCTTCTACCACCTCTTCTACCACCTCTTCTACCACCTCTTCTACTACCTCTTCTACTACCTCCTCTACTACCTCCTCTACTACCTCTATCTTTTCTGTTACGTCTAGCTCCTCATCCATTACATTGTCCTCATCTGAGCATACCACAGTCGATAGCCGTACTTCTTCACCCTCTTCCACCTTGGTGCCAGTGTCCTCGAGTAGCAGCACACTATCAACTCCAAAAGTGACCTCAATGACCCCTAGTACGTCATCAACGATACCAATAGTTACCTCAGTGGAACTAGTGACTAGTGTGGTTACAAAAGCGATCGTGAGTACTTCTGATCAACATCAGGAAACAATATTTGTTACGAGGACATCCGTGGTTGAACGATCTTCTGAGGTAGCTACTGCTACTGCTGCCGCCTCAAATAATAGATCTAATTCGACTTCGAAGCAGCGTCTGAGTGGTGGAGCCATTGCCGGTATTGTTATTGGTGTTGTGTTTGGCgtaatttttattattttgattCTATTGTTCCTGATATGGAGGAGACGGAAATCGCACGACCAATTAGACTTGGAGGAAACGAAACATTATCAGCCCTATTCGTTCGGTGATGAGGATGCAAATCCAATAGGACCGCCTCCCTCCTCTGGTACGACAAATTGGATGAGACATTCAAGGGGTAATACAGCGGGTTCTATCGGTACAAGTAATATGTATGGTTTTTCTATGAGTAATGGTGCAAATTATAGTAGTCCTAGTTCAAACACCAGTGGAAGCATCATAAACAACTTGGCTGGCTTACAAGATGCTACGGTTCAGAAACAGAACCTTCCATCGACAGTTTTTGAAGAGGCAAATACTTTGAATAGTGCAAATGAAAGGTTCAGTGCCAATTCTTTACCCGACATGATGATGAGCGGACCATTGCAAGTGGTAAACCCTGATAATCCTGATAATCCTGAATTATCTAGTACCGTATCTCATAATCGAGCCTGA
- the INO4 gene encoding Ino4p (Transcription factor involved in phospholipid synthesis; required for derepression of inositol-choline-regulated genes involved in phospholipid synthesis; forms a complex, with Ino2p, that binds the inositol-choline-responsive element through a basic helix-loop-helix domain), translating into MTNDIKEIQTIQPGLSEIKEIKGELANVKKRKRRSKKINKLTDGQIRINHVSSEKKRRELERAIFDELVAVVPDLQPQESRSELIIYLKSLSYLSWLYERNEKLRKQIIAKHEAKTGSSSSSDPVQEQNGNIRDLVPKELIWELGDGQSGQ; encoded by the coding sequence ATGACGAACGATATTAAGGAGATACAAACAATACAGCCGGGATTGTCCGAGATTAAGGAGATAAAGGGTGAACTGGCTAAtgtgaagaaaaggaaacgCAGGTCTAAGAAGATTAATAAATTGACTGATGGTCAAATACGTATAAATCATGTTTCgtctgaaaaaaaaaggagagaATTGGAAAGAGCTATATTTGACGAACTGGTAGCAGTAGTACCTGACCTGCAACCCCAGGAAAGTCGGTCAGAACTAATCATATACCTGAAAAGCTTGAGTTACTTAAGTTGGTTGTATGAAAGGAATGAAAAGCTGAGAAAACAAATCATAGCTAAGCATGAGGCAAAAACCggcagcagcagcagcagcgATCCCGTACAAGAACAAAATGGAAACATTCGGGATTTAGTACCGAAGGAGTTAATTTGGGAGCTGGGTGATGGACAGAGTGGTCAGTGA
- the SHR5 gene encoding Shr5p (Palmitoyltransferase subunit; this complex adds a palmitoyl lipid moiety to heterolipidated substrates such as Ras1p and Ras2p through a thioester linkage; palmitoylation is required for Ras2p membrane localization; Palmitoyltransferase is composed of Shr5p and Erf2), whose product MCDSHQKEEDNANTSERALFFNYHEFSYSFYEDLGSEDAKPTEHDEDHKLCITHFPNVYAARGSAEFQVTRVVRVPRRFDESRSSLETPQFSTQLPGSEPAAIVGDDGTSFVRCGRYDIGDHVFGCSSVSPLSEYLSAAELAEVVHRVNGFLLREEGEVFGWRNLSGLLLDMLTGGLWSWVLGPLLSRPVFQESLALEQYVAQLNSPGGLLHERGVRLVLPRRSGCLSLDFVVPRPK is encoded by the coding sequence ATGTGCGATAGCCatcaaaaggaagaagataaCGCAAATACGAGCGAAAGGGcgttattttttaattaccATGAGTTTTCGTATTCATTCTACGAAGACCTCGGTTCCGAAGACGCTAAACCCACAGAGCACGACGAAGACCACAAATTGTGTATTACACATTTCCCGAATGTGTATGCTGCTCGGGGCTCTGCCGAGTTCCAGGTGACCCGGGTGGTACGAGTGCCCCGGCGGTTCGATGAGTCTCGCAGCAGCCTTGAAACGCCACAATTTAGTACACAGCTTCCCGGTAGCGAGCCGGCGGCAATCGTGGGCGACGATGGCACTAGCTTTGTGCGGTGCGGGCGTTACGACATTGGGGATCACGTGTTTGGCTGCTCCTCCGTCTCGCCTCTGTCAGAATATCTTAGTGCGGCAGAGCTCGCGGAGGTTGTGCACCGGGTAAACGGATTCTTGCTGCGTGAAGAAGGTGAGGTGTTCGGGTGGCGTAACTTAAGTGGCCTGTTGCTCGATATGCTTACGGGCGGTCTGTGGAGCTGGGTTTTGGGGCCCCTTCTTTCTAGACCTGTGTTTCAGGAGTCTCTCGCGTTAGAGCAGTACGTGGCGCAGCTAAACTCGCCGGGAGGTCTGCTTCACGAGCGCGGTGTGCGCCTAGTATTGCCCCGACGGTCCGGGTGCCTATCCCTAGATTTCGTCGTGCCCCGACCCAAATAG
- the MDY2 gene encoding Mdy2p (Protein involved in inserting tail-anchored proteins into ER membranes; forms a complex with Get4p; required for efficient mating; involved in shmoo formation and nuclear migration in the pre-zygote; associates with ribosomes): MSTSASGPEHEFVSKFLTLATLTEPKLPKSYTKPLKDVTNLGVPLPTLKYKYKQNRAKKLKLHQDQQGQDNAAVHLTLKKIQAPKFSIEHDFSPSDTILQIKQHLISEEKASHISEIKLLLKGKVLHDNLFLSDLKVTPANSTITVMIKPNPTISKEPEAEKSTNSPAPAPPQELTVPWDDIEALLKNNFENDQAAVRQVMERLQKGWSLAK; this comes from the coding sequence ATGAGCACATCCGCCAGCGGTCCAGAACACGAGTTCGTTAGTAAATTCTTGACCTTAGCCACTTTAACTGAACCGAAGCTACCAAAAAGCTATACTAAACCTCTGAAGGATGTTACCAATTTGGGTGTCCCGTTGCCTACTTTGAAGTATAAATATAAGCAGAATCGTGCCAAGAAGTTAAAACTGCACCAAGATCAGCAAGGTCAAGACAACGCCGCCGTCCACTTAAccttaaagaaaattcaagCTCCCAAGTTCTCCATCGAGCATGATTTCAGCCCATCAGATACTATCTTACAAATAAAACAGCACTTGATCAGCGAGGAAAAGGCCTCCCACATAAGCGAGATAAAACTGCTTTTGAAGGGCAAAGTCCTCCACGATAACCTGTTCTTATCGGATTTGAAGGTCACGCCTGCCAATTCCACAATCACAGTCATGATTAAGCCGAATCCGACTATATCTAAGGAACCCGAAGCCGAGAAATCCACTAACTCCCCTGCTCCTGCTCCTCCACAGGAACTCACTGTGCCCTGGGATGATATCGAGGCTCTTCTGAAGAACAATTTCGAGAACGATCAGGCTGCGGTTAGGCAAGTCATGGAGCGTCTACAAAAAGGCTGGTCTCTGGCCAAATAA